In Mycolicibacterium alvei, a single window of DNA contains:
- a CDS encoding ABC transporter family substrate-binding protein gives MPSPLRRAHGTIGILISVPTLLFSGCTVSPPPAPQSTETTETAPPPPMKATQIIMAIDSIGPGFNPHLLSDQSPVNAAVAAMVLPSSFRPVPDPKSPTGSRWELDTTLLDSAEVTSENPFTVTYKIRPEAQWTDNAPIAADDYWYLWRQMVGQPGVVDPSGYDLITGVQSVEGGKQAVVTFSQPYPAWRELFNDILPAHIIKDVPGGFGAGLARAMPVTGGQFRVDSIDPQRDEILLARNDRYWSVPAKPDLVLFRRGGAPAALADSIRNGDTQVAQVHGGAATFAQLSAIPDVRTARIVTPRVMQLTLRGGQPDLAQAQVRRAILGLIDVDLLASVGAGDDNTVTLAQAQVRSPSDPGYVPTAPPAMSREAALDLLRGAGYQIEPAAEPPADGASSEPDNGRQRITKDGAVLSLVLGVASNDPTSIAVANTAADQLRNVGIDASVLALDPVALYSDALTNNRVDAVVGWRQAGGDLATSLASRYGCRALEATAVSTTVPGIAPSPSPKSTTSTAPVPPASTPTPTQPLPAPESDELVQAPSNITGICDHSIQSKIDGALDGSQNIAEVIQAVEPRLWSMATVLPILQDTTIVAAGPSVQNVSLSGAVPVGIVGDAGSWAKAR, from the coding sequence GTGCCGTCACCCCTTCGCCGCGCCCACGGGACGATCGGCATACTCATTTCCGTGCCGACGTTGCTGTTCAGCGGCTGTACGGTCAGCCCCCCGCCGGCACCGCAGAGCACCGAGACGACTGAGACAGCACCGCCGCCCCCGATGAAGGCGACGCAGATCATCATGGCGATCGATTCGATCGGTCCCGGATTCAATCCGCACCTGCTGTCGGATCAGTCGCCGGTGAATGCGGCCGTCGCGGCGATGGTCCTGCCGAGTTCGTTCCGGCCGGTCCCCGACCCGAAGTCCCCGACGGGCTCGCGTTGGGAGCTCGACACCACGCTGCTCGATTCGGCCGAGGTGACCAGTGAGAACCCGTTCACGGTCACCTACAAGATCCGTCCCGAGGCGCAGTGGACCGACAATGCGCCCATCGCCGCCGACGACTACTGGTATCTGTGGCGCCAGATGGTCGGCCAGCCGGGCGTTGTCGATCCGTCCGGCTACGACCTGATCACCGGAGTGCAATCGGTGGAGGGCGGCAAGCAGGCGGTGGTGACCTTCTCCCAGCCGTATCCGGCGTGGCGGGAACTGTTCAACGACATCCTCCCGGCCCACATCATCAAGGACGTTCCCGGCGGTTTCGGCGCAGGTCTGGCCCGCGCGATGCCCGTCACCGGCGGGCAGTTCCGGGTGGACAGCATCGACCCGCAACGGGATGAGATCCTGCTGGCCCGCAACGACCGGTACTGGAGTGTGCCGGCCAAGCCCGACCTGGTGTTGTTCCGCCGGGGCGGGGCACCGGCAGCGCTTGCCGACTCGATCCGCAACGGCGACACCCAGGTAGCCCAGGTGCACGGTGGCGCAGCAACTTTCGCGCAGCTGAGCGCCATCCCGGATGTCCGTACCGCCAGGATCGTCACCCCGCGGGTGATGCAGCTGACCCTGCGCGGCGGGCAGCCCGACCTGGCGCAAGCCCAGGTGCGCAGGGCGATCCTGGGCCTGATCGACGTCGACCTGCTGGCGTCGGTGGGTGCGGGTGATGACAACACGGTGACGCTGGCACAGGCCCAGGTGCGCTCGCCGTCGGACCCCGGTTACGTCCCCACCGCACCGCCGGCCATGTCGCGGGAGGCCGCGCTGGATCTGTTGCGCGGAGCCGGCTATCAGATCGAGCCCGCAGCCGAGCCGCCTGCAGACGGAGCATCGTCGGAACCTGACAACGGCAGGCAGCGCATCACCAAGGACGGCGCGGTACTGTCCTTGGTTCTCGGTGTGGCGTCCAACGATCCGACATCGATCGCCGTCGCCAACACCGCGGCCGATCAACTCCGCAACGTCGGTATCGACGCCTCGGTGCTGGCCCTGGATCCTGTTGCGCTCTACAGCGATGCGTTGACAAACAACCGCGTCGACGCCGTCGTCGGCTGGCGTCAGGCCGGGGGAGACCTGGCCACCAGCCTCGCCTCGCGCTACGGCTGCCGGGCGTTGGAGGCGACAGCCGTCTCTACCACGGTCCCGGGCATCGCGCCGTCGCCGTCGCCGAAGTCCACCACGAGCACCGCGCCCGTCCCGCCGGCCAGCACACCGACACCCACTCAGCCGCTTCCGGCCCCGGAATCGGACGAGCTGGTGCAGGCGCCCAGCAATATCACCGGCATCTGCGACCACAGCATCCAGTCGAAAATCGATGGGGCGCTCGATGGTTCGCAGAACATCGCCGAGGTGATCCAGGCTGTCGAACCTCGACTGTGGAGTATGGCGACGGTTCTTCCGATCCTGCAGGACACCACGATCGTCGCGGCCGGACCGAGTGTGCAGAACGTGAGCCTGTCCGGCGCCGTGCCCGTCGGCATCGTTGGCGATGCGGGCAGTTGGGCAAAGGCGCGGTAG
- a CDS encoding bifunctional FO biosynthesis protein CofGH → MALNPQHGADLPIPAVPPKSAAPTAPTTSGALRRVLRRARDGVTLNVDEAAIAMTARGEDLADLCASAARVRDAGLQSAGRYGVNGRLPVSYSRKVFIPITHLCRDTCHYCTFVTVPGKLRAQGMGMYMEPDEILDVARRGAELGCKEALFTLGDRPEERWDEARQWLDERGYDSTLDYVRAMAIRVLEETGLLPHLNPGVMSWSELSRLKPVAPSMGMMLETTSRRLFEVKGEAHYGSPDKDPAVRLRTLDDAGRLSVPFTTGLLVGIGETLTERAETMHAIRKSHKEFGHVQEVIVQNFRAKDHTAMAATPDAGIDDFLATIAVTRLVLGPKMRIQAPPNLVSRDECLALIGAGVDDWGGVSPLTPDHVNPERPWPALDELADVTAEAGYDLVQRLTAQPQYVQAGAAWIDPRVREHVDALADPDTGFAIDVNPVGRPWQEPDEASESLGRIDLHSAIDSEGRLTETRSDLDSAFGDWESIRAKVHELAARAPERVDTDVLAALRSAERDPGGCSDGEYLALATADGPALEAVTALADSLRRDVVGDDVTYVVNRNINFTNICYTGCRFCAFAQRKGDADAYSLSTDEVADRAWEAHVAGATEVCMQGGIDPELPVTGYADLVRAVKARVPSMHVHAFSPMEIANGVTRSGLSVREWLTSLREAGLGSIPGTAAEILDDEVRWVLTKGKLPTSEWINVVTTAHEVGLRSSSTMMYGHVDTPKHWVGHLNVLRGIQDQTGGFTEFVPLPFVHQSSPLYLAGGSRPGPTHRDNRAVHALARIMLHGRISSIQTSWVKLGVERTQVMLRGGANDLGGTLMEETISRMAGSENGSAKTVAELVAIAEGIGRPARQRTTDYSPLAA, encoded by the coding sequence GTGGCTCTGAACCCCCAGCACGGCGCCGATCTGCCCATCCCGGCCGTCCCGCCGAAGTCCGCTGCGCCCACCGCGCCGACCACTTCGGGGGCTCTGCGGCGGGTGTTGCGCCGGGCTCGTGACGGCGTGACCCTCAACGTCGACGAGGCCGCGATCGCGATGACGGCCCGTGGCGAGGATCTGGCGGATCTGTGTGCCAGCGCCGCCCGGGTACGCGATGCGGGCCTGCAATCGGCGGGCCGGTACGGGGTTAACGGCCGGCTTCCGGTCAGCTATTCGCGCAAGGTCTTCATCCCCATCACGCATCTGTGCCGCGACACCTGCCACTACTGCACCTTCGTGACCGTGCCCGGCAAGCTGCGCGCACAGGGCATGGGCATGTACATGGAGCCCGACGAGATTCTCGACGTGGCTCGCCGCGGCGCGGAGTTGGGCTGCAAGGAGGCGTTGTTCACCTTGGGTGACCGCCCCGAGGAACGCTGGGACGAGGCCCGCCAGTGGCTCGATGAGCGCGGCTACGACTCCACGCTCGACTATGTGCGAGCCATGGCCATTCGCGTGCTCGAGGAGACCGGGCTGCTGCCGCACCTGAATCCGGGCGTGATGAGCTGGTCGGAGCTGTCTCGGCTGAAGCCCGTCGCGCCGTCGATGGGCATGATGCTGGAGACCACCTCCCGGCGCCTGTTCGAGGTCAAGGGCGAGGCGCACTACGGCAGCCCGGACAAGGACCCGGCGGTGCGGCTGCGCACCCTGGACGACGCCGGCAGGCTTTCAGTTCCGTTCACCACCGGCCTGCTGGTCGGCATCGGCGAGACGCTGACCGAGCGTGCCGAGACCATGCACGCGATCCGCAAGTCCCACAAGGAGTTCGGGCACGTCCAGGAAGTGATCGTGCAGAACTTCCGGGCCAAGGACCACACCGCCATGGCGGCTACGCCCGATGCGGGGATCGACGACTTCCTGGCGACGATCGCGGTGACGCGGCTGGTACTGGGGCCCAAGATGCGGATCCAGGCTCCGCCGAACCTGGTGTCGCGTGACGAATGCCTGGCGCTCATCGGTGCTGGTGTGGACGACTGGGGTGGGGTCTCACCGCTGACCCCCGATCACGTCAACCCCGAACGGCCCTGGCCGGCGCTGGACGAACTGGCCGATGTCACCGCCGAAGCCGGCTACGACCTGGTGCAGCGGCTCACCGCGCAACCGCAGTACGTGCAGGCCGGGGCGGCCTGGATCGATCCGCGGGTGCGCGAGCACGTCGACGCACTGGCCGATCCCGACACCGGGTTCGCCATTGACGTCAACCCGGTCGGGCGGCCGTGGCAGGAACCCGACGAAGCATCGGAATCGTTGGGCCGCATCGATCTGCACTCCGCGATCGACTCCGAGGGCAGGCTCACCGAGACCCGCAGTGACCTCGACAGTGCGTTCGGCGACTGGGAGTCGATCCGCGCCAAGGTGCACGAACTGGCTGCCCGCGCCCCCGAACGCGTCGACACGGATGTGCTGGCCGCGTTGCGCTCCGCCGAACGCGATCCGGGCGGCTGCAGTGACGGCGAGTACCTCGCATTGGCCACGGCGGATGGTCCGGCGTTGGAAGCCGTTACCGCACTGGCGGATTCGCTGCGTCGCGATGTCGTCGGCGATGACGTCACCTACGTCGTGAACCGCAACATCAACTTCACCAACATCTGCTACACCGGGTGCCGGTTCTGCGCCTTCGCCCAGCGCAAGGGCGACGCCGACGCCTACTCGCTGTCCACCGACGAGGTGGCCGACCGGGCCTGGGAGGCCCACGTCGCCGGCGCCACCGAAGTCTGCATGCAGGGCGGCATCGACCCGGAGCTTCCGGTCACCGGCTATGCCGATCTGGTGCGGGCCGTCAAGGCTCGCGTGCCGTCCATGCACGTACACGCCTTCTCGCCCATGGAGATCGCCAACGGCGTCACCCGCAGCGGCCTGTCCGTGCGGGAGTGGCTTACCTCGCTGCGCGAGGCCGGGCTGGGGTCGATCCCCGGCACGGCCGCCGAGATCCTCGACGACGAGGTGCGTTGGGTGCTGACCAAGGGCAAGCTGCCGACCTCGGAGTGGATCAATGTCGTGACGACCGCGCACGAGGTGGGCCTGCGCTCGTCGTCGACGATGATGTACGGCCACGTCGACACGCCCAAGCACTGGGTGGGCCACCTCAATGTGCTCCGTGGCATCCAGGATCAGACCGGCGGCTTCACCGAATTCGTGCCGCTGCCGTTCGTGCACCAGTCCTCGCCGCTGTATCTGGCCGGCGGATCCCGTCCCGGGCCGACGCACCGTGACAACCGTGCTGTGCATGCCTTGGCTCGGATCATGTTGCACGGCAGGATCTCGTCGATTCAGACGTCGTGGGTGAAGCTCGGCGTCGAGCGCACCCAGGTGATGCTGCGCGGTGGTGCCAACGATCTGGGTGGCACGTTGATGGAGGAGACGATCTCCCGGATGGCCGGTTCGGAGAACGGGTCGGCCAAGACGGTGGCCGAACTCGTCGCGATCGCCGAGGGCATCGGCCGTCCCGCCCGGCAGCGCACCACGGACTACTCGCCGCTCGCTGCCTAG
- the mshB gene encoding N-acetyl-1-D-myo-inositol-2-amino-2-deoxy-alpha-D-glucopyranoside deacetylase has product MPSETPRLLFVHAHPDDETLTTGATIAHYAALGADVHVVTCTLGEEGEVIGDRYANLAVDHADQLGGYRISELTKALSALGIGAPQFLGGPGRWRDSGMDGSSARKQQRFIDADFDEAVDELVRVIEDLQPHVVVTYDPDGGYGHPDHKQAHRVTTAAVAAAGWTVPKFYWTVMASTAMRAGLQGMKDVPEDWIRIDVGDVPFGYADDQIDAVVEAGAQLPAKVAAMRAHATQVTVAPDGSGFALSNNLALPILGEEHYLLVSGDAGERDTRGWETDLLAGLNLQ; this is encoded by the coding sequence ATGCCCAGCGAAACGCCCCGCCTGCTGTTCGTTCACGCCCATCCGGACGACGAAACCCTCACCACCGGTGCCACGATCGCGCACTACGCGGCGCTCGGCGCCGACGTGCATGTGGTGACCTGCACCCTCGGCGAAGAGGGGGAGGTCATCGGCGATCGCTATGCGAACCTGGCCGTCGACCACGCCGATCAACTCGGCGGATACCGGATCAGCGAGCTGACCAAGGCACTGAGCGCACTCGGCATCGGCGCACCGCAATTCCTCGGCGGCCCCGGTCGATGGCGGGACTCGGGTATGGACGGTTCCTCGGCGCGCAAGCAACAGCGGTTCATCGACGCCGATTTTGATGAAGCGGTAGACGAACTCGTGCGCGTCATCGAGGATCTGCAACCGCACGTCGTCGTCACCTACGACCCCGACGGCGGGTACGGGCACCCCGACCACAAACAGGCCCACCGCGTCACCACCGCGGCCGTCGCGGCCGCCGGCTGGACCGTCCCCAAGTTCTATTGGACGGTCATGGCCAGCACCGCGATGCGGGCCGGCCTCCAAGGCATGAAGGACGTGCCGGAGGACTGGATCCGCATCGACGTCGGGGACGTTCCGTTCGGGTACGCCGACGACCAGATCGATGCCGTCGTCGAGGCCGGCGCCCAACTGCCGGCCAAGGTCGCCGCGATGCGCGCGCACGCCACCCAGGTCACCGTCGCACCCGACGGGAGTGGATTCGCCCTGTCCAACAACCTCGCCCTGCCGATCCTCGGTGAGGAGCATTACCTGCTCGTATCGGGCGACGCGGGCGAGCGCGATACCCGCGGGTGGGAAACCGACCTGCTGGCCGGGCTGAATCTGCAATAG
- the typA gene encoding translational GTPase TypA, with amino-acid sequence MDSRPSFRNVAIVAHVDHGKTTLVDAMLRQSGALTHRGDDAVERLMDSGDLEKEKGITILAKNTAVHRHHADGTMTVINVIDTPGHADFGGEVERGLSMVDGVVLLVDASEGPLPQTRFVLRKALGAHLPVILVVNKTDRPDARIAEVVEESHDLLLDVASDLDDEAQAAAEKALDLPTLYASGRAGIASTTQPANGENPEGENLDPLFDVLMEHIPAPSGDPEAPLQALVTNLDASAFLGRLALIRIYNGRLKKGQQVAWMREVDGSPVITTAKITELLATEGVDRTPTEDAVAGDIVAVAGIPEIMIGDTLADPDNSHALPRITVDEPAISVTIGTNTSPLAGRVSGHKLTARMVKNRLDSELVGNVSIRVVDIGRPDAWEVQGRGELALAILVEQMRREGFELTVGKPQVVTKNVDGKLHEPFEELTIDCPEEFVGSITQLMANRKGRMEQMTNHAAGWVRMDFVVPSRGLIGFRTDFLTETRGTGIANAVFEGYRPWAGEIRARHTGSLVSDRSGSITPFAMIQLGDRGQFFVEPGEDTYEGQVVGINPRAEDLDINITREKKLTNMRSSTADVMETLARPLDLSLEQAMEFCAEDECVEVTPEVVRVRKVELTASLRARAKARAKARG; translated from the coding sequence GTGGATTCACGCCCGAGCTTTCGCAATGTCGCCATCGTCGCCCACGTCGACCACGGCAAGACGACCCTAGTCGACGCGATGCTGCGGCAGTCGGGTGCCTTGACGCACCGCGGCGACGACGCGGTCGAACGCCTGATGGACTCCGGTGACCTGGAGAAGGAAAAGGGCATCACCATCCTGGCCAAGAACACCGCGGTGCACCGGCACCACGCGGACGGCACGATGACGGTGATCAACGTCATCGACACCCCTGGTCACGCCGATTTCGGCGGCGAGGTGGAGCGCGGCCTGTCCATGGTGGACGGCGTGGTTCTGCTGGTGGACGCCTCGGAGGGGCCGTTGCCGCAGACCCGGTTCGTGCTGCGCAAGGCCCTCGGCGCGCACCTGCCGGTGATCCTGGTGGTCAACAAGACCGACCGGCCCGACGCCCGCATCGCCGAGGTGGTCGAGGAAAGCCACGACCTGCTGCTCGATGTTGCCTCCGACCTGGACGACGAGGCTCAGGCCGCCGCCGAGAAGGCGCTGGATCTGCCCACTCTGTACGCCTCGGGCCGGGCCGGTATCGCGTCGACGACGCAGCCCGCCAACGGTGAGAACCCCGAGGGCGAGAACCTGGACCCGCTGTTCGACGTGCTGATGGAGCACATCCCGGCACCCTCGGGTGATCCGGAGGCGCCGCTGCAGGCCCTGGTCACCAACCTTGACGCGTCGGCCTTCCTGGGCCGCCTCGCGCTGATCCGCATCTACAACGGCCGGCTCAAGAAGGGGCAGCAGGTCGCCTGGATGCGTGAGGTGGACGGGTCCCCGGTGATCACCACCGCCAAGATCACTGAACTGCTGGCCACCGAGGGCGTCGACCGCACTCCGACCGAAGATGCCGTCGCCGGCGACATTGTCGCCGTCGCGGGTATCCCGGAGATCATGATCGGCGACACCCTGGCCGATCCCGACAACTCGCACGCTCTGCCGCGCATCACGGTCGACGAACCGGCCATCTCGGTCACGATCGGCACGAATACCTCGCCGCTGGCTGGTCGGGTGTCGGGCCACAAGCTGACCGCCCGCATGGTCAAGAACCGCCTCGACAGCGAACTGGTCGGCAACGTGTCGATCCGGGTCGTCGACATCGGCCGTCCCGACGCCTGGGAGGTGCAGGGCCGCGGTGAGCTGGCGCTGGCCATCCTCGTCGAGCAGATGCGGCGCGAGGGCTTCGAGCTGACCGTCGGCAAGCCGCAGGTGGTCACCAAGAACGTCGACGGCAAGCTGCACGAGCCGTTCGAAGAGCTGACCATCGACTGCCCGGAGGAGTTCGTCGGCTCCATCACCCAGCTGATGGCCAACCGCAAGGGCCGGATGGAACAGATGACCAACCACGCCGCCGGCTGGGTGCGGATGGACTTCGTGGTGCCCAGCCGCGGGCTGATCGGCTTCCGCACCGACTTCCTGACCGAGACGCGTGGCACCGGCATCGCCAACGCCGTGTTCGAGGGCTATCGACCGTGGGCCGGGGAGATCCGGGCCCGCCATACCGGCTCGCTGGTGAGCGACCGGTCCGGCTCGATCACCCCGTTCGCGATGATCCAGCTGGGCGACCGCGGACAGTTCTTCGTCGAGCCGGGTGAGGACACCTATGAGGGTCAGGTGGTGGGTATCAACCCGCGCGCCGAGGATCTCGACATCAACATCACCCGCGAGAAGAAGCTGACGAACATGCGGTCGTCGACCGCCGACGTCATGGAGACGCTGGCGCGGCCACTGGACCTGAGTCTGGAACAGGCCATGGAATTCTGCGCCGAGGACGAGTGCGTCGAGGTGACCCCCGAGGTCGTCCGCGTGCGCAAGGTTGAGCTGACGGCTTCGCTGCGGGCGCGGGCGAAGGCCCGGGCGAAGGCCCGCGGATAA
- the narI gene encoding respiratory nitrate reductase subunit gamma has translation MNWEIFWDVVPYVTLATVAVGTWWRYRYDKFGWTTRSSQLYESRLLRIASPMFHFGILVVFIGHVIGLLIPESWMDLVMNAHVYHLQAVILGGIAGIAALVGIALLIYRRRVTGPVFMATTANDKTMYLVLVAAMVAGFACTAMGVTPGGAEHDYRETVSPWFRSIWIFQPRGDLMAQAPVYFHIHVMIALALFCLWPFTRLVHVFSAPIGYLFRPYVVYRSRDVAERSELVGSRPHRRGW, from the coding sequence ATGAACTGGGAGATCTTCTGGGACGTCGTGCCGTACGTGACGCTGGCGACGGTGGCCGTCGGCACCTGGTGGCGGTATCGCTACGACAAGTTCGGCTGGACCACGCGTTCATCGCAACTCTATGAGTCGCGCTTGCTGCGGATCGCCAGTCCGATGTTTCACTTCGGCATCCTGGTGGTGTTCATCGGGCACGTCATCGGCCTGCTGATCCCCGAGTCGTGGATGGACCTGGTGATGAATGCTCACGTCTACCATCTCCAGGCGGTGATCCTGGGCGGCATCGCCGGCATCGCCGCGCTGGTCGGGATCGCCCTGCTGATCTACCGCCGCCGCGTCACCGGCCCGGTCTTCATGGCCACCACGGCCAACGACAAGACGATGTACCTCGTGCTGGTGGCGGCGATGGTGGCGGGCTTCGCCTGCACCGCGATGGGTGTGACGCCGGGGGGTGCCGAGCACGACTACCGCGAAACCGTGTCGCCGTGGTTCCGCTCGATCTGGATCTTCCAGCCCCGCGGTGACCTGATGGCCCAGGCGCCGGTGTACTTCCACATCCACGTGATGATCGCGCTCGCGCTGTTCTGCCTGTGGCCGTTCACCCGACTGGTGCACGTGTTCAGCGCCCCGATCGGTTACCTGTTCCGTCCTTACGTCGTGTACCGCAGCCGTGATGTCGCCGAGCGCAGTGAGTTGGTCGGCTCACGGCCGCACCGTCGGGGCTGGTGA
- a CDS encoding WS/DGAT/MGAT family O-acyltransferase: protein MEQLTVLDAGFLEAEDSDRHASLAIGAIAVLDGPMPRPEKVMASLAERALTVPRLHQLLHTQPLDLGAPHWADDTNFDAAHHIRYTALPAPGDDAAMYRWAADIMERRLDRDRPLWECWIVDGLASGRWAILLKVHHCIADGIAATRLLSRLCDDGGLAGPGAKLQAAGGPAAFGPVEWIGKAWRISSGLPAAAMQAVHGALDIVTGLLRPAAATSLTGPVSSMRRYATGEVSMDDVDTVCREFGVTVNDVALAAITDTFRNTLIRRGEKPTRDALRTLVPVSVRTADADGRTDNRVSVMLPYLPVDKADPVQQLRAVHSRLSRAKASGQREAGNILASAANAIPFPLTAWTVRALTRLPQRGVVTVATNVPGPRNRLRVMGCEIVRLLPIPPLAMQLRTGIAIMSYADRLAFGVIGDYDSAPDVSELARGIERAVARLVDISIGHWRSTPMGTLQLVEGG from the coding sequence ATGGAGCAGTTGACCGTACTTGACGCAGGGTTCCTGGAAGCGGAGGACTCCGACCGGCACGCGAGCCTGGCGATCGGGGCGATCGCGGTGTTGGACGGCCCGATGCCCCGGCCCGAGAAGGTCATGGCGTCGCTGGCCGAGCGCGCCCTGACCGTACCCCGATTGCATCAACTGCTGCACACCCAGCCGCTTGACCTCGGCGCGCCTCACTGGGCCGACGACACCAACTTCGATGCCGCACACCATATTCGGTACACGGCGCTGCCTGCACCCGGTGACGATGCGGCGATGTACCGGTGGGCCGCCGACATCATGGAACGTCGTCTCGACCGGGACCGGCCGTTGTGGGAGTGCTGGATCGTCGACGGCCTGGCCAGTGGAAGATGGGCGATCCTGCTGAAGGTCCACCACTGCATCGCCGACGGGATCGCGGCCACGCGTCTGTTGAGCCGGCTGTGTGACGACGGTGGCCTGGCCGGACCCGGTGCGAAACTCCAAGCCGCCGGGGGGCCGGCTGCTTTCGGCCCTGTCGAGTGGATCGGTAAGGCGTGGCGCATTTCGAGCGGGCTGCCCGCGGCCGCGATGCAGGCGGTACACGGCGCTCTCGACATCGTCACCGGCCTGCTGCGTCCGGCGGCGGCAACCTCGTTGACCGGCCCGGTGAGCAGTATGCGGCGCTATGCCACCGGCGAGGTGTCGATGGACGATGTCGACACGGTGTGCCGGGAATTCGGTGTGACCGTCAATGATGTTGCACTGGCGGCGATCACCGACACATTCCGGAACACACTGATCCGCCGCGGTGAAAAGCCGACGCGCGACGCGCTGCGCACTCTGGTGCCCGTTTCGGTGCGCACCGCGGATGCGGACGGTCGGACCGACAACCGCGTGTCGGTGATGTTGCCGTACCTCCCGGTCGACAAGGCCGATCCGGTACAGCAGTTGCGCGCCGTGCATTCCAGGCTGTCCAGGGCCAAGGCCAGTGGGCAGCGCGAAGCGGGGAACATTCTGGCGTCCGCGGCGAACGCGATTCCGTTCCCGCTCACGGCGTGGACGGTGCGGGCACTGACCCGGTTGCCGCAGCGCGGCGTCGTCACCGTGGCCACCAATGTCCCGGGTCCGCGGAATCGGTTGCGTGTCATGGGTTGTGAGATCGTCCGGTTGCTTCCGATTCCGCCGCTGGCGATGCAACTGCGGACCGGCATCGCGATCATGAGCTACGCCGACCGCCTGGCCTTCGGAGTGATCGGCGATTACGACTCGGCGCCGGATGTGTCCGAACTGGCCCGCGGCATCGAACGTGCGGTTGCCCGTCTGGTCGATATCAGTATTGGCCACTGGCGCAGCACCCCGATGGGTACCCTGCAACTGGTAGAAGGAGGTTGA
- a CDS encoding pyridoxamine 5'-phosphate oxidase family protein: protein MKGSELGVLTRRQCLDLLEGVRVGRLVFTEDALPAVQPVNFRLWHDDVVIRVAGGPKLVAATDHQVVAFQADELDADLRSGWSVTIVGHAEHITGVDEQVQIAGTFVQPWAEGRRDHFVRIRSEKVTGRQLRDHAMPHYGAAGTG, encoded by the coding sequence ATGAAGGGATCTGAACTCGGCGTCCTCACCCGCAGGCAGTGTCTGGATCTGCTGGAGGGGGTACGCGTCGGCAGGCTGGTGTTCACCGAGGACGCATTACCGGCCGTGCAGCCCGTCAACTTCCGGTTGTGGCATGACGATGTGGTGATCCGGGTGGCCGGCGGGCCCAAGCTGGTCGCCGCGACCGACCACCAGGTGGTGGCGTTCCAGGCCGACGAGCTCGATGCCGATCTACGCAGCGGCTGGAGCGTCACGATCGTCGGGCATGCCGAGCACATCACCGGCGTGGACGAGCAGGTGCAAATCGCCGGGACGTTCGTGCAACCGTGGGCCGAGGGACGGCGCGATCATTTCGTGCGGATCCGCTCGGAGAAGGTCACCGGACGTCAGCTCCGGGACCATGCGATGCCGCACTACGGTGCGGCGGGCACCGGCTAG
- a CDS encoding YceI family protein, producing the protein MTAAVATDLTAGTWAIDPVHSSVNFSVRHLMVSKVRGSFQTFSGAVVVAEDGTPSVNATIDVTSIDTRNEQRDAHVRSADFFDAENYPTATFVSTGVRPDGDDYVVEGDFTLKGVTKPVSLKLEYNGVNAGMGQGAVAGFEASVVLNRKDFGIDIDMPLETGGTVVGDKVTITLEIEALKQA; encoded by the coding sequence ATGACCGCCGCCGTAGCCACCGACCTGACCGCAGGTACCTGGGCCATCGATCCTGTGCACTCGTCCGTCAACTTCTCAGTCCGCCATCTCATGGTCAGCAAGGTGCGGGGTAGTTTCCAGACGTTCAGCGGCGCGGTTGTCGTCGCCGAGGACGGCACCCCGTCGGTCAACGCCACCATCGACGTCACCTCGATCGACACCCGCAACGAGCAGCGCGACGCGCACGTGCGGTCCGCAGACTTCTTCGATGCCGAGAACTACCCGACCGCGACCTTTGTTTCCACCGGTGTGCGACCCGACGGGGACGACTACGTCGTCGAGGGCGATTTCACCCTCAAGGGCGTGACCAAGCCGGTGTCGCTCAAGCTTGAGTACAACGGCGTGAACGCCGGCATGGGTCAGGGTGCGGTGGCCGGATTCGAAGCCTCGGTGGTGTTGAACCGCAAGGACTTCGGCATCGACATCGACATGCCTCTGGAGACCGGGGGCACCGTCGTCGGCGACAAGGTGACCATCACCCTCGAAATCGAGGCGCTCAAGCAGGCCTGA